In Nasonia vitripennis strain AsymCx chromosome 2, Nvit_psr_1.1, whole genome shotgun sequence, a genomic segment contains:
- the LOC100115962 gene encoding trichohyalin-like isoform X3 — MATLDIKFTKFDNRPWGFRLAGGSDFPEPLTVIRVSEGSLAECMGLKVGDVVVKLNDQPISELTHGQAHEALVLAGNNFVLGVRRTEDPNKTVEGIEEKIEPYMLPLEEILFAPIEGKRETTPDEAPQIEDESAPVPEPEPSEPVELYPEKPRDENSEPLPKSDLTDEQIAQLILEEEEVLNEQGVLGVNFKKLRPRAPLLKESKVFQVLQQEASSEPAQLQELKRQTTFLQKPERPVPKPRRLSQSEEAEPEVEPYRVLIRKQPRKSVTERLLERGLLDPSRANTPEKATPPTTPEPRREAQGSEVGDSRPQSQAEVIEIVESTEEDKEQSQEPEPRVEEPAEEESAQVLIRRPSAALQDVDVEVAVTMDRDKIKELVTTEISLERQLESVQSQLMALKQLPSEIEKHLKIVSEQLHKIMELSGVEAQEAAQTKEAEEEQREEEEEEEEEEKRRREAEEERKHEDEEPASLASQDESSSWAPHLISTEDTWTDLKELEISVKSNEDDGKRVKKYIVTYESKLVQEMDSSRSASPALSQKSFEPDPKLTLQDQLVQELKHRKGRKPARDLWQPQARQLELTYGRKWRCPNDFFNDEMIADVLSSQAEVIRGRALGVNFKKFEKTALPNYDHLMNSSVYKMIHKMEAEPKKGIPARPPKVIAAEDIVERVNTPVCCMADDRSVRSGASH, encoded by the exons GTAAAGCTGAACGATCAGCCGATAAGCGAGTTGACACACGGTCAGGCCCACGAGGCGCTTGTTCTCGCCGGAAACAACTTCGTTTTAGGAGTTCGAAG AACAGAGGACCCCAACAAGACGGTCGAGGGCATCGAGGAGAAGATCGAGCCGTATATGCTCCCT CTTGAAGAAATATTATTCGCTCCGATcgagggaaaaagagagacaACACCGGACGAAGCGCCGCAGATCGAGGACGAGTCAGCGCCAGTGCCCGAGCCCGAGCCCAGCGAACCGGTCGAGCTGTACCCGGAGAAGCCGCGCGACGAGAACAGCGAGCCTCTGCCCAAGAGCGACCTCACCGACGAGCAGATCGCCCAGCTGATcctcgaggaggaggaggtgctCAACGAGCAGGGCGTCTTGGG CGTGAACTTCAAGAAGCTGCGCCCGCGCGCCCCGCTCCTCAAGGAGTCCAAGGTCTTCCAGGTGCTCCAGCAGGAGGCCAGCTCGGAGCCGGCGCAGCTGCAGGAGCTCAAGCGGCAGACGACCTTCCTGCAGAAGCCCGAGCGCCCGGTGCCCAAGCCCAGGCGGCTCTCCCAGTCGGAGGAGGCCGAGCCCGAGGTCGAGCCCTACCGGGTGCTCATCAGGAAGCAGCCGAGGAAGAGCGTGACCGAGCGCCTGCTGGAGCGGGGCCTCCTGGACCCGTCCCGCGCGAACACGCCCGAG AAAGCAACACCGCCGACCACACCGGAGCCCAGGAGAGAAGCCCAAGGATCGGAGGTTGGCGACTCGCGACCCCAGTCACAGGCCGAAGTCATCGAGATCGTTGAGTCGACGGAGGAGGACAAGGAGCAATCG CAGGAACCGGAGCCGCGAGTCGAGGAGCCAGCTGAGGAGGAGTCGGCGCAGGTGCTGATCCGACGGCCGTCGGCAGCGTTGCAGGACGTCGACGTCGAGGTCGCGGTCACGATGGACCGGGACAAGATCAAAGAGCTGGTCACCACCGAGATCAGCCTCGAGCGTCAGCTCGAGAGCGTCCAGAGCCAGCTGATGGCTCTTAAACAGCTGCCCAGCGAGATCGAGAAGCATCTGAAGATCGTCTCCGAGCAGCTGCACAAGATCATGGAGCTGAGCGGCGTCGAGGCGCAGGAGGCGGCTCAGACCAAGG AGGCGGAAGAGGAACAgcgcgaggaggaggaggaggaggaggaggaggagaaacgGAGGAGAGAAGccgaggaggagagaaaacACGAGGACGAGGAGCCGGCCTCGCTCGCCTCGCAGGACGAGTCCTCGAGCTGGGCGCCACATCTGATCTCGACCGAGGACACCTGGACCGACCTCAAGGAGCTCGAGATATCCGTCAAGAGCAACGAGGACGACGGCAAGCGCGTGAAGAAGTACATCGTCACCTACGAGTCCAAGCTCGTCCAGGAGATGGACAGCTCCAGGAGCGCCAGTCCGGCGCTGTCTCAGA AGAGCTTCGAACCGGACCCAAAGCTGACGCTGCAAGACCAGCTGGTTCAAGAACTGAAG CACAGGAAAGGGAGAAAGCCGGCGCGCGATCTGTGGCAGCCGCAGGCTAGGCAGCTCGAGCTCACTTACGGGCGCAAATGGAGGTGTCCGAACGATTTCTTCAACGACGAGATGATCGCCGACGTGCTGTCCTCTCAGGCCGAAGTCATCCGCGGAAGGGCACTGGG GGTGAACTTTAAGAAATTCGAGAAGACGGCCTTGCCCAACTACGACCACCTGATGAATTCGAGCGTCTACAAGATGATTCACAAGATGGAAGCCGAGCCGAAGAAAGGCATTCCCGCCAGGCCGCCAAAGGTCATCGCCGCCGAGGACATCGTCGAGAGGGTG AACACTCCGGTCTGCTGCATGGCGGACGACAGGAGCGTGAGAAGTGGGGCCAGTCACTGA
- the LOC100115962 gene encoding trichohyalin-like isoform X4, translating to MATLDIKFTKFDNRPWGFRLAGGSDFPEPLTVIRVSEGSLAECMGLKVGDVVVKLNDQPISELTHGQAHEALVLAGNNFVLGVRRTEDPNKTVEGIEEKIEPYMLPLEEILFAPIEGKRETTPDEAPQIEDESAPVPEPEPSEPVELYPEKPRDENSEPLPKSDLTDEQIAQLILEEEEVLNEQGVLGVNFKKLRPRAPLLKESKVFQVLQQEASSEPAQLQELKRQTTFLQKPERPVPKPRRLSQSEEAEPEVEPYRVLIRKQPRKSVTERLLERGLLDPSRANTPEKATPPTTPEPRREAQGSEVGDSRPQSQAEVIEIVESTEEDKEQSEPEPRVEEPAEEESAQVLIRRPSAALQDVDVEVAVTMDRDKIKELVTTEISLERQLESVQSQLMALKQLPSEIEKHLKIVSEQLHKIMELSGVEAQEAAQTKEAEEEQREEEEEEEEEEKRRREAEEERKHEDEEPASLASQDESSSWAPHLISTEDTWTDLKELEISVKSNEDDGKRVKKYIVTYESKLVQEMDSSRSASPALSQKSFEPDPKLTLQDQLVQELKHRKGRKPARDLWQPQARQLELTYGRKWRCPNDFFNDEMIADVLSSQAEVIRGRALGVNFKKFEKTALPNYDHLMNSSVYKMIHKMEAEPKKGIPARPPKVIAAEDIVERVNTPVCCMADDRSVRSGASH from the exons GTAAAGCTGAACGATCAGCCGATAAGCGAGTTGACACACGGTCAGGCCCACGAGGCGCTTGTTCTCGCCGGAAACAACTTCGTTTTAGGAGTTCGAAG AACAGAGGACCCCAACAAGACGGTCGAGGGCATCGAGGAGAAGATCGAGCCGTATATGCTCCCT CTTGAAGAAATATTATTCGCTCCGATcgagggaaaaagagagacaACACCGGACGAAGCGCCGCAGATCGAGGACGAGTCAGCGCCAGTGCCCGAGCCCGAGCCCAGCGAACCGGTCGAGCTGTACCCGGAGAAGCCGCGCGACGAGAACAGCGAGCCTCTGCCCAAGAGCGACCTCACCGACGAGCAGATCGCCCAGCTGATcctcgaggaggaggaggtgctCAACGAGCAGGGCGTCTTGGG CGTGAACTTCAAGAAGCTGCGCCCGCGCGCCCCGCTCCTCAAGGAGTCCAAGGTCTTCCAGGTGCTCCAGCAGGAGGCCAGCTCGGAGCCGGCGCAGCTGCAGGAGCTCAAGCGGCAGACGACCTTCCTGCAGAAGCCCGAGCGCCCGGTGCCCAAGCCCAGGCGGCTCTCCCAGTCGGAGGAGGCCGAGCCCGAGGTCGAGCCCTACCGGGTGCTCATCAGGAAGCAGCCGAGGAAGAGCGTGACCGAGCGCCTGCTGGAGCGGGGCCTCCTGGACCCGTCCCGCGCGAACACGCCCGAG AAAGCAACACCGCCGACCACACCGGAGCCCAGGAGAGAAGCCCAAGGATCGGAGGTTGGCGACTCGCGACCCCAGTCACAGGCCGAAGTCATCGAGATCGTTGAGTCGACGGAGGAGGACAAGGAGCAATCG GAACCGGAGCCGCGAGTCGAGGAGCCAGCTGAGGAGGAGTCGGCGCAGGTGCTGATCCGACGGCCGTCGGCAGCGTTGCAGGACGTCGACGTCGAGGTCGCGGTCACGATGGACCGGGACAAGATCAAAGAGCTGGTCACCACCGAGATCAGCCTCGAGCGTCAGCTCGAGAGCGTCCAGAGCCAGCTGATGGCTCTTAAACAGCTGCCCAGCGAGATCGAGAAGCATCTGAAGATCGTCTCCGAGCAGCTGCACAAGATCATGGAGCTGAGCGGCGTCGAGGCGCAGGAGGCGGCTCAGACCAAGG AGGCGGAAGAGGAACAgcgcgaggaggaggaggaggaggaggaggaggagaaacgGAGGAGAGAAGccgaggaggagagaaaacACGAGGACGAGGAGCCGGCCTCGCTCGCCTCGCAGGACGAGTCCTCGAGCTGGGCGCCACATCTGATCTCGACCGAGGACACCTGGACCGACCTCAAGGAGCTCGAGATATCCGTCAAGAGCAACGAGGACGACGGCAAGCGCGTGAAGAAGTACATCGTCACCTACGAGTCCAAGCTCGTCCAGGAGATGGACAGCTCCAGGAGCGCCAGTCCGGCGCTGTCTCAGA AGAGCTTCGAACCGGACCCAAAGCTGACGCTGCAAGACCAGCTGGTTCAAGAACTGAAG CACAGGAAAGGGAGAAAGCCGGCGCGCGATCTGTGGCAGCCGCAGGCTAGGCAGCTCGAGCTCACTTACGGGCGCAAATGGAGGTGTCCGAACGATTTCTTCAACGACGAGATGATCGCCGACGTGCTGTCCTCTCAGGCCGAAGTCATCCGCGGAAGGGCACTGGG GGTGAACTTTAAGAAATTCGAGAAGACGGCCTTGCCCAACTACGACCACCTGATGAATTCGAGCGTCTACAAGATGATTCACAAGATGGAAGCCGAGCCGAAGAAAGGCATTCCCGCCAGGCCGCCAAAGGTCATCGCCGCCGAGGACATCGTCGAGAGGGTG AACACTCCGGTCTGCTGCATGGCGGACGACAGGAGCGTGAGAAGTGGGGCCAGTCACTGA